A single genomic interval of Hemiscyllium ocellatum isolate sHemOce1 chromosome 41 unlocalized genomic scaffold, sHemOce1.pat.X.cur. SUPER_41_unloc_9, whole genome shotgun sequence harbors:
- the LOC132808896 gene encoding CD209 antigen-like protein E — protein sequence MYPSGILQPSGRASPRRGVGKGAGRGAGGSSPKYKCSLTPSTHSSERGRGTGHAPSQARYRITANTQPQRRWSKIFQIILTGMAVTLLISGLVYLLVKTTKLDRAFTQFQANSSQLGKFYADLKDTIAASVHSHSLSNLAAMPIHTILNALVDYGYTQCPGGWVLSQRICYLFSNQLDSWQGANRTCVSYNGTLVIVNNHTQQEFLMKHYRLSRWIGLSKLTNNINEFQWVNGAPLVTSYWSLGEPDNSMGRRCVRMTVGGRWRSEQCARRYAYICQVNSIDYVVQQLHLPFSVV from the exons ATGTATCCATCAGGAATCCTGCAGCCCTCTGGGAGAGCCTCCCCTCGGAGGGGAGTGGGAAAGGGAGCAGGAAGGGGAGCTGGGGGGAGCTCTCCGAAATACAAATGCTCGCTCACCCCCTCCACTCACTCCTCGGAGCGAGGGAGAGGAACGGGGCACGCACCCTCCCAGGCCAGATACAGGATCACTGCAAACA CTCAACCCCAGCGGCGCTGGTCCAAAATCTTCCAGATAATTCTGACTGGAATGGCAGTGACATTGCTCATCTCAG GCCTCGTTTACCTCCTGGTCAAGACCACGAAACTCGATCGGGCCTTCACTCAATTCCAGGCCAACTCCAGCCAACTCGGCAAGTTCTATGCCGATCTGAAGGACACCATCGCTGCGTCCGTGCACAGTCACAGCTTGAGTAACCTAGCCGCCATGCCCATCCACACCATCTTAAACGCCCTCGTTGACT atggataCACGCAATGTCCAGGAGGATGGGTATTGTCCCAAAGGATTTGCTATCTCTTTTCCAACCAGCTTGACTCTTGGCAGGGGGCCAACCGCACCTGTGTCTCATATAACGGCACGCTCGTCATTGTGAACAACCACACTCAACAG gaattcctgatgaaacatTATCGCTTGAGCCGCTGGATTGGACTGTCTAAGCTCACCAACAACATCAATGAGTTCCAATGGGTCAATGGCGCTCCCTTGGTGACCAG TTACTGGTCCCTGGGCGAACCGGATAATTCCATGGGTAGGCGGTGCGTGCGGATGACCGTGGGCGGACGTTGGAGGTCTGAACAGTGCGCCCGACGCTACGCCTACATCTGCCAGGTCAACTCCATTGACTATGTTGTCCAGCAGCTGCACTTGCCTTTTTCCGTGGTGTAG